A region of the Chroicocephalus ridibundus chromosome 1, bChrRid1.1, whole genome shotgun sequence genome:
GTGTGTATGTTGGACCATTTTATCAGTGGCTGTAGGCAAGACTTTGTTCATCGAGGATTCACCATGCCAAACGGGCAGAAGAGATTCACCATGCCAAAGCAGCAGTAatgcagaggggcaggaggcttgtgccagggctgctggtaGCTGGCATTTCTTCAGAAGTGCTGCAGATGTGATGGGAACGTAAATGCTTCATCCTTGCAAACTTGGTGCTTTGCTTATAATCCAGGCAGCATTCATACTGCACCTGCTGCCTGGATCATCTCTGCCCGGGCATGGATTGTGAAATCAAGGAAATACAAAATACTTGCTCTTTCTAAGATGATTTGCTACGTCAGTGAGCTTCCACCCACCCGCCCCCTTCCCCACAAGAAATAGCTGCCGTGGATTAAGTGTGCAACAGTTTCTCTTGAGGGCTGCAAGATCTGGGCTCTcataattgttatttttatttttttttttctagaaaattgtCTGTGCACCTGTTGCAACAGTTTCTGGGTTCAGACATCATGGCGATAAAATGGGTGATGCTGGCTGTTGGCGGCAGCGGTGATTGCCTCTTCTCCTGCCGTCCAGCCCTGCCTGTCAGTCTGAAACCTCTGGTTGGAGCCTGCCCGTTCTTGCCCGGTCGGTGTTACCCAGTCCAGCTCAAGGCCTCTGTGCACGGCAAATCCTCACGGCGTTTTGCTGTGCCGTGAGGGCGGTGGTAGGCTGGCAAAGGGAGCAAGCCCTCTCCACTGCCACTGACTTTGCCCTCTCCGCAGCGCCGGGGAGCGGAGCATGGGCCAGAGGTGATGCCAGTGGTGAGGAAAACACGGAGAAAAGGTGACATCCCTTAAGCTACTGTGCTTTGGTCCGTAGAAAGCTTTCCTAAGGACAGAGAGTACTTTGGGGTGGCTGTTTTAGCACACAGAAGATAAGCATCTGCAGTGACTTGTTCATCTCATGAGTGAGAGTACCCGTAGTGGAATCTTCCCAAAAAAACTCCTAAGATACCTTAAATCAGATGCTTGCCAGTAAATCATACCTTGGGCACCTCCAAGCTGCCAAACAGGTTTCTCGTCATAGGAGAGGAGTTGTGGCATCTTGGCTGACTGAAGATGGAGAAAGGAAGTTAGGAATGCCACCTCTGCTTGAAAACTGGGGAGAGGGAGATGTCCCTCTGGTTTCATGACTCTGAGCTGTGTCTTTACGGTGTGCCAGCATAAAAAGGTATGAAAGAACAAatgcaaaaaggaatttttctgcttctttcgcTCACAGATGAGAGCTCTTCCAGGCCAGCAGCAAACCCAAAGATAAGAGCAGAGGGAAGATGCGTATCAGGATATGAGCAGAGTAAACAGAGGTGTCTCTGGGGAGGGGCCATTACAGAAGTTCATTCATCCCAAATGAGTAAGCGGAGACTCGCAATACAGCGCGTTGAAAGGCTTGACCTGACTCAGGGAATTGACATTTTGCCAGTTTTGAGCCctaaaccaaaactgaacaccAGACTACGCCACTCTTGAGgctgtttctcattttccaaaGAGGAGACAGGATACGCTTTCTATCTGATGGAAAACGGGGCACCCGCTTTGTAATCCCAATACATGGAGGTTGGTACCTCAGGTGGCAGCGTCGGCGCTGGTCACAGCCTCGCATTGGGATGTCACTTCAGGAGTCTGTCAGCTCCCCCTCAGGTTAGAGGAACACGGTGTTACTGCCAATGGTCCTAGGCAGACCTGGCGGCCCAGCCTGTTGTGAAGGTGTGCGAGGCTTCACGCTGAAAAAGCCTGGCTGTAATTGTGTGCAATTTTGCTGCTTTCCAAACCACTCAGGATGAAATTTTGAAGACCAGACCTTTGCTTTAGGCAGAAGAGATTTTTGTTTAATGTTCACGGGCAATTTCTGTGAAGTATGATCAATCTCCATTttcaagaagaagaaggaggaggacaaCTGAGTTGTTTTACTTCCAAGCTTAAAAAGCTCTTGTGAACTTGCAGAGAACCCATACAGTTCCCACACTTAGGAGCACCTAAGCTTTTTTAGTTTCCTCTAGTGTGTCAAAAATATGCCAAATCTCAGCAACCCTAGTGTGACCCAATTATGAGCCTTGGGGTGAAAAAATAATATCGGTGTCAGTGGATACTTGTTAGAGTTTGGCAGCTGCAACGGAGGAGGTCAGCGTTGAATATCTACCCAAGGGCTATTGGGGACTGTGAATAAGGTTCTTGCTCTGGTTCTTGATGCTACAGGTCAAATAGGAGAGGTCTGTGCTTTGGGTCTCAGACATCCAACCCCACTGATGACAGATGGTGTACTGGGTTGGCATTAATAAACAGTTAACTTTCCTGCACTCACAAAGCTGTTTCTCCACTTTCTAGGTTGCCTGCCGTGTCCTCTTCTGTTGCTCGGTTGGGTTAAGTGGTACTGGGGTCCTTCTGATCCACCTAGCAAACCCTCGACCTACCTCCACTTCCCACAGGAGACTTGGCCACCTCATCTTCTTGTGTGCTGCTTCTCCTCGGGGACTGGGTGGTGGTTCCAAGGGTGCCAGGCTCCTGTTGCACAGACAACTCCCAGGCTAGCAGAGTGTCCCCGTGACGTCCTAGTGCGCGTCATATGTATATTCACCCCATGCTTGAGGTCCCATTTCCCGTCTGCCTGGGGCCCTCGCAGGCAGCCTGTAGATGGGCTGCTCCCACTGAGGGTCTGAAAATGCCCTGCAAATTAAAATCTGTACGTGCtgcctcagtcttctctttctcctgGGGCTGCGAGGGGAAGCTCTTTATGTGAGATGCAGGACTGGGGTTGCTGTAACTAGTTCTCTGCTGTGGTGAACCTGCTGTGTCAAAGAGGGACAGCCTTGTGGCAGGTGATGAAGGCTAAGCCCGTGAGCGAAGATTAGACCAGCAACTGCGGATTATGGCATTTCTACCTGGACTCACCCTTAATTCTACCTGATTTAAAGTAACATGCAGCGGCAGTGGCGGTGACAAGTAGGGAGGACTCATGGTGGCCCTGCCAGGTGGACCTGAAGAGGGGATATTTTGCCTGTGAAATCCGTGGGGAAGGTTGGAGGGTGTCAGCGTATGGGTGAGTGGGCAGAAGGATAAGTGGTGTCATGGGCTGGGCTGATGGAAAACTGGTGGAAAGAGGTGTGTGACGtgcggggaggtggggagagTGGGAGCCCGGCAGAATGGAGCTGCAGAGCAAGCAGGACTGTGGATTGTGGGAGGGTAGATGGGGAAAAGAGCGTAGTAGCTGGATAGATAAAATTAGTGAACAAATGCGTGGCAGAGACAATGAATTCCTAGAAGGGAAAGGAGTGGGTGGGAGAATAAGTGCAGACTAAGAGGATTTCCACTACTTGGAGCCCTTGTACGCAGGCACCCACACCAAAACCATATTGCAGTTTACCGTCCATGTCGCCTCCCTGTGTGCCTGTGGGAACCCACCCTTACTCCAGATTGCAACTGCTTTACATTCCTTTAGATCAGATGGATAAAAAGGCTCAATCTAAAAGTGTCCTATTTTAAGTTAAtcctcagaaataaaatgagacCATCTCCCCAGTAAATTCCCTGTGGCTTCAGCCCAGGCAAGGCAGCGGGACAGGAGCTCAGCTGAGCAGAGAGGTGCCTCTGAAGGGTGTCTGACCCCTGCAAAGCTCTGCTCCTTCACGCTGGTCCAGAGAGATGGGGCTTGCCCTGATGTgtcttctgcctccctccccgccagGTGTTCTCCATCGTGGTGTTCGGCTCCATTGTCAATGAAGGATACGTGAACCGCCTGGACGAGACACAAGAGCACTGCATTTTCAACCGCAATCGCAATGCCTGCAACTATGGCATTACCGTGGGTGTCCTCGCCTTCCTCAGCTGCCTTCTTTACCTGGCCCTGGATGCCTACTTCCCGCAGATCAGCAGCGTCAAGGACCGCAAGAAGGCAGTGCTCTCGGACATCGGAGTCTCGGGTAAGCTTCCTGGACAGTTGGGTGCagtgcccctctcctctgctggaaagggagagggagggagcttCTGTCACCTTGCAGGCCAGGTCCCTGCTAGCAGGGAGGTCTTTGGGTTCCTTACTCTCTcaggctttctctctctctctccttttctgtccctttctcttcttctcagCCAATCTGGCTGATGCCTCTCAGCTGTTCGCCATAGGTGTAGCTCAGGGAGCCCTTGAGGACCAGCAGGTTTTGCCTCCCTGCATGCTTGTGCTTGCTAAGGCCAAGTGTTGATGCCTCTGGAGATAGTACTTCCTTCTTTTCCAGCTCCAGGTCATTGAAccctatatattttaatatagaaAAAACCAAACGTTGAGGGTTTCATGCAGGCTGACTAAACCAGTCCTCCTAGGTTACCTGGCACTCCCCATGAGAATAGCTGTGCAGGACTCCATCCAGCCCCAAGGCTTATTCTAACTTATAGTCACATCTCTCCACCCCCAGTAGTGTGCAGAAGTGACAGACAGAGTGACGGTGCATGTGTACGTGCATGTATAACACCAGTCAGCAGCGTCATGAGGAGGCGCTTTGCTCTCGTGCTGTGACCCCGAGTCCCTCTCCTGGCTTACTCTGGCCATACAGGCAAACTTCTCCACATCAGGGTCCCCCCACAGTTTGTCAAAGAGGCCACGAATGGAGCGAGGGCAGAATCAGGTGCAGCATCTGAACTTGTTTAGGACTTTTGGCATGCAAGTTTGTTCACGGTTAGCCCCTTGGCTAGCAGTCCTGTGTACAGCTAACGAGAAGGGGAAGGGCTGAGCCCTGTTTCGCTGCCACGTAGGAATGCCCATTTCCCTCGCTGCCGGGTATCTGGCTGCACCTGGCAGAGAGGGCGAATCCCACTCCTCCCCACCAGCTGCCAGTCTGGACTCGGGGCTCCCCCCTACCTTCACCCCTTTCCCGGGGGTGCAGCGTGTTAACGATCCTTCAGCACCTTTCCTCGGTCTGAGTCCCTTTAGCCCGTGCTGTCCTGAGCAAAACCCGGTCTCTGTGCAACTGCAGGCCGGCTGCTTCCCACTCTTCTGCAGCTCCCTTGGAAGGAATTGCTCTTCGCTTGTCCTTGCAGGACAGGGCTGCGAAGCAGTGGCTGTTTCAGAGAGCCCAGGTGATCGCTCCTGCACTGGAAGCCCTTCAGGCTCCCTCCCAAGGCCAAATGCAAGTCGTGTGATCAATCCAAACACAAGCAAATGAACTCTCCTGAGATACTGTCTGCAGACACCTATCGTCACCTTGACAATTTAGCTGTCAGCGAGCCTGCCAGCTCGCTTTGGCTTAGACAGGCTGCACAGTCAGAGTTGGCCCAGTCTGCAACACGCTGGTAGGGTTGAAGTTTCCAGAGAAACGTgatgtttttatgttttgttcACACATACCTTCTTGatgtctctcccctcctcctttggCATGCTGGTGGTGGTCCATCCCAGCCTTTTGGGCATTCCTCTGGTTCGTTGGCTTCTGCTTTCTGACCAACCAGTGGCAAGCTTCAAAAGAAGAGGACAACCCAATGAATGAGGGAGGGGATGCAGCCCGAGCAGCCATCACGTTCTCGTTCTTCTCCATCTTCACCTGGGTGAGTATACAGCAGCCATGATGTTGGATCAAGTGTCCTCTGCACTGTATTAGCACGTGGGAAATGGCATGTGACTGGCTAAGAGTGATTCCCACTGAGATCTCAGTTGACGTGGCttctgagaaggaaaagcaggaggggACGTGGCTGGGACGTAAACTTGGGAAACAAGGACTCAAAAACTTACATGGAAGAGGGTGCTAGAGCATTAGTAAGCACAATGGGAAAGACGGTCCCATATCCCAGTAAGGATTGTCCTTGACAAACCTCTAATATGACCTTGGACAAGCCAGCTCCTCAAGCATCATTTTCCCTGTCTGTCAGAGGACTTTAACAGCATTTTCTGCTCACAGACACTAAGTGGAGAAGGGAGCTCCAGGCAGGGGGTTGcacccatctccctccctgcttTGCCGCTTTGCTCCCATCACGTGAAATGTCATCAGTGGCCACGAGAGGCGGCGATCGATCGTTGTCCCTCTGGGCTCTCCCTCTGCACCCATGACTGCAGCACTGCCTCACTGCATCTTGCCTCTTAGGAAGGTGATGGTGCCATCTCCTAAGACTGCCCTTTCCCCAGCAGTTCTTTATCACTAGTTTCCTGGAAAAACTGTGGTGTGCAATATAAATATCCCCCACGATTTCCTCTCATCTCTGAAAGCACCAAGCCAGAGTGATTTTTATCTGAAGTGACAGGATAATGCCAGACAGCAAAGCATTTTAGGCCAGTCTCCATGCATAAGTCCTTGTGGCTTTGTCTTGTCCTCTCCCTATAGACCTTAACGCTGGGCGGAGGATGGATAGGAAGGGTCCTGTAAGACCACAAAGCTGTCAGAGAGGAAGGGGGGCTGCAAAGAGTTGTGGAGCCAGCACCCTCGCCAAGGTGACACCAAGCGGGGGCAAGGGACAGcagcgtgtgtgtgtcccccactAGCTGTGTCCTGCACTCGAGTGCTGCCAAAACCCCCTTGCAGGCTCCAGCAGAAAGTGTGACAAGGAGCAAGGCTTTTGCAAGAGGTCCCTCGGGACCCTTTCTGAGGTGCCACCACCTGCAGTGGTCCTCCCCGATGCGCAGGCTTGCGAGTGGCTAAATAGGATgctcctccccagcttccttgGGGTTTTTATTTCAATCAAACGCTCGGGTTTGCTCTTCCTTACTGATTCTCCTCCCCACACCCCTCTCTCTCCTCACAGGGCTCCCTCACCTTTCTGGCTTTCCGGAGACTCAGAGACATTACTTTTCAGGAAGAGTACAACACCCTGTTCCCCAGCTCCCCGTCCTTGCTGCCTTAGTGCCCCTTGCTGATGGGGGAATTTGGGGGAAGGAGCGGagggaggcagctggaggaggttACCGAGCAGAGACCGTTCCAACGCACCGACCATGGGTGTGTGGTCACTGCAGGGCACGGGGTGGGAAGACATGGGCCATTGAACTGGAGTGAGGTTGTCCACTGAACGGGGGATCTCCCTGTGGGGAGTTGGAACTGGcaatttcttctcctcctcctctgctcccttctctccctcaccCGCACCCTAACTAATGCTGCGTAACACCGCTGTGCCTTTCTTTTGATGACTGCTCAGACCTAATACTTCAGCCAGGAGATGCCCTCTGCCCCCACCACTTTATCTCCTCCGTTTCCTCCCAGCCCTCATTCCCCAAAACCCTCTCCTCCCGTCACCTGCTAGACTGCTCACCTCTATCAGGGATGCTCTGGGACAACGAGCCATGCCTGCTGGAGTTCTGTGATTCTGAACCCTGTGCCCAGCCTCCCGCAGTCCACCGAAGGGTGTCCTGTCTGCAGggcctggggcaggaggcagcagtacGCTTGCTAACCGACCCCTGGTCTGGGA
Encoded here:
- the SYNGR1 gene encoding synaptogyrin-1 isoform X1, encoding MDGGAFGAGKAGGAFDPHAFIRQPHTLLRLVSWVFSIVVFGSIVNEGYVNRLDETQEHCIFNRNRNACNYGITVGVLAFLSCLLYLALDAYFPQISSVKDRKKAVLSDIGVSAFWAFLWFVGFCFLTNQWQASKEEDNPMNEGGDAARAAITFSFFSIFTWVGQAFLAYQRFRLGADSALFSQDYMDPSQDSGMPYAPYTNEEDATDAVGTYQQPPPADAFDTETQGYQTQNY
- the SYNGR1 gene encoding synaptogyrin-1 isoform X2, with the translated sequence MDGGAFGAGKAGGAFDPHAFIRQPHTLLRLVSWVFSIVVFGSIVNEGYVNRLDETQEHCIFNRNRNACNYGITVGVLAFLSCLLYLALDAYFPQISSVKDRKKAVLSDIGVSAFWAFLWFVGFCFLTNQWQASKEEDNPMNEGGDAARAAITFSFFSIFTWGSLTFLAFRRLRDITFQEEYNTLFPSSPSLLP